The following DNA comes from Alienimonas californiensis.
GGCGCCTCGTGTGGGCGGCGTTGATCGGGACGCTGGGCCTACTGAGCGGGTTGGCCGCGGCGGCCTGTCAGGAAGGACTCGGGGGACGTGGACGGTTCGCTTCGCCGATCGCGGCCGGCGTGCTTTGTGCGGTGCTGTCGGCCCCGCTGACGCTGGTCGCGCTGCTCGTCGGTCCGGCGCTGCTCGGCGGAGGCTTGGCGGACGGTCCCCCGCCGCCGTGAGCGTCCCGGACGCTTGAAGCGTCCGGGACGCGGCGGTCTCTGGGGAGCCGGCGAGGGGACGGCGACACCCCAGGCTCGCGGCGGGGTTGGAACGGGTACACTCGTTCGTTCGCCCCCCTCCGCTCGGAGCCGTCCCCGATGTCCAGCCGCCGCCGCTTTCTGACCGCCTCCCTCGCCGCCGGCGGGGGGCTGTTGCTCGCCGAGCGGTTGTGGCACATCCCCGGGGCCTTTGCGGAGGAACTGGAGAAGTCCCGCGCCCGCACGCCGCGGCAGACCGAGGGGCCGTTCTATCCCGACCAGTTGCCGCTCGACACGGACAACGACCTGCTCCGCCTGAACGACGCCAGCACGCCGGCCCTCGGCGAGGTCACGCACCTCACCGGGCAGGTGCTCAGCGAAGCCGGCGAGCCGGTCCGCGGGGCCACGGTCGAAATCTGGCAGTGCGACGCCAACGGCAATTATATTCACACCCGCGGGGCCTCCAACGAGAATAAGGACGGCGGCTTCCAGGGCTTCGGCCGGTTCCTGACGGACGCACAGGGCCGGTATTATTTCCGCACGATCAAGCCGGTGCCGTACCCCGGCCGCACGCCGCACATCCACGTCGCGGTGAACCAGGGCGACAAGCGCATGCTGACGACGCAGTGCTACATCAAGGGCCTCCCTCAGAACGACCGCGACGGCGTGATGCGGAGCACGACCGAAGCCGAGCGCGACCTGCTGATGGTCCCCTGGGAGCCGGTCGCCGGCAGCGCCGCCGGCGAATGGCAGGCGAAGTTCGACCTCGTGCTGGGCGCCATGACCGACGAAGGCCCGGAAGCGAACGGCGGCGGCCGCCGCCAACCCCGCGGCCGCCGGGGGTGAAGGACGGGGCGGTGCCTGGGCGGGTGACACGCTTGGGCACTGCTCCGCAGGCCCGCCTTGAGAACATAGCCTCGGACTTCTCCGGGTCCCTGCCTGCCTGATTACTTAGGCAGACAAACGTTGCGGAACAGGATTGTAAACTCGTTGATCTGATAAGTTACACGGACGCTTTTAACGAATGGGGTTGAAGACGAAACGCTGCTGTTGAGGTCGAGGGCGTCCATCTGGTCCATGTCTAGGTCGAGCACTAGCGACAGAAGACCGCACGCGTTGAGGGACTGCATGTCAGATTCTGATGTCCAATGACCGGAATCGACCATCCTCTCTAAGACTGGTAGCAATCGGGGGTTGACCGCCTCGATGGCGAAGTTGATTGATCGAAGTTGCTCGAGGTTGATTTTGCCGCTCAAGAACGCATGTGCAGCACGCCCCATCAGAGTCGCCTTCCCAACATCGTTGAGGCGCTCAAGCACAAGCGTGATGTGCTCCCCAAACTTCTCTTTGTCATCTTGGCTCGGCAGGGCTTCTTCAAGCCTTCTGCTTCTCACTTCAGGAGGCACGTCCGCAATCTCTGCGAGTAGCCTGAGTAGCTTTTTGCAGAAGAAGTATTGCGCAACCGTCTTGGCCCCCTTATACAATTTTCTAAGAGCGGAGAAGACGGGCAGTGGCAACTCGTCTAGTGCCGCGTCGGCGAAAGACGCGCCGATGTCGCTTAAGTCAGATTTTAGGAGCGTCGTCGTCATCTCTCGCTCAATCAGGGCGGCACTATCTGCATCACCTGCCGTGGTGCCCTCTGCCGGAGTACTTGGTATTCCCTGAGAATTGATCATTAGGGGCCCGGCCGTAAGAGAATGGTCACACGTCGCAGCATAGCGGAGCGGACGGGTGCCATGCTCTCACCGCGGCGAGTGCGACGCCGGTCTCTTGCCGACCCGGCCCGCCGCGGGGTGAGCATGGAGGGCGACGCTCAGCTGTGGAGAGCGCGGCCGCGTCGCTCGCATGCTCACCCGCCTCCGCGGCGCTGGCGCTCCGCTCCGGCGTGAGAGCATGGCACACCGGGGCGGTGATCCGGCGGCGGCGCCGGGCATTGCGAACCGGGGCCGGTTGCCGCACGATTCGCCGCCCCCGTTCTTTCCAGTCGCCGGTCTGCCGTGCCCACGCCCGCCGAGGTTCGTAAGCAGGCCACGCTGGATCTGATCGTCTCGCCGTGGACGCTCGGGCCGGTCGTGCTGGGCGGCACGGCGCTGGCCGCCGGCTGGGCGATGGGGGGCGATCCGACCTGGCTGTTCGCCGGCGTGGGCGGACTGCTGGCCGGCGGGGGGATGCTGGCGACGCGGTGGCTCACGCAGCTCGAAGCCGTCACCCAGAACGCCTGGCGGAAGCTGATCGACGCGGAAAAGGCCGATCGGGAAACCGAGCTCGACCAGCTCGACCGGGCCCTGCAACGCGACGGCGACCCCTCCTCCCAAAAGCTGCTCCGCGCCCTGCGGACGATCCGGCAGGGGTTGGAGGAGGACGAAAAGGAGGGCCGGCTCGCCGGGGCGGGGGGGCTGGTCAAGGACCGGGCCGAGGAGGTGTTCGCCGCCTGCGTCGCTCAGTTGCGGCACAGCCTGGAACTGGACGAGACCGCCCGCCGCCTCGCCGGCCCGGCCCGCAAGGAGTTGCGGGCCGATCGGCAGGAGATTTTGAAGGAGGTCGCCGAAACGGTGCGGCACCTCGCCCGCACGGTCACGCAGGTGCGGGAGGCGCCCATCAAACGCAAGGAGGGCGACCTGGGCCGCCTGCGGGCCGAACTGGACGCCACCATGGAGGTCGCCCGCCGCACCGAGGCCCGCCTGAACGAACTGGACGCCGGATCGGGGCGGGTGCGGGAGTGACAACGCCGCGGGGCGGGCGTCGCCGGTTCGTCCCCCCTCTCCCTTGAGGGAGAGGGGCCGGGGGTGAGGGTGACGCACGGCTCGCCGGCTGCCGCTCTGTGCGGTGACCTGTTCGACGGAGAGTCGGCAGGCGGTTCACGGTCTGCCGAATCACCGCCCCCTCACCCCCGACCCCTCTCCCCCAAAAGGGGGGCGAGGGGGGACAAAGTCTGCGGACGTGGGAGAGCGGTTCGCCGCGCTCTTCTCCCCTCTCCCTTGAGGGAGAGGGGCCGGGGGTGAGGGTGAGGCACGGTTCACCCGCTCCCGTTCTCTGCTTTGACTGAACGGCACCGGGTGAGCAGGCGGAACGTGAACAGCGTCCGGGCGTCGCTGCCCCCTCACCCTCGACCCCTCTCCCCCAAAAGGGGGCGAGGGGGGACGGCCCGGCCCGCCCCCCGGCCGTTCGCTTTCGCCCGGTGCGTCACTTCTCCACACTCGGGGCGTGAACCGCCCTCGCCCGCCGGGCGTTCCCGTTCGCACACGCCCCGCACCTCCCACCGTCCGCGACCCATGTTCGGCGCCCTCGGCCGTCTGTTCCGTTCCATCGGCTACCTGTTCACCGGCAAAATGGACAAGGCCGGCGAGGGGCTGCGCTCCAACCCGGACGTCATGAAGGCGAACTACGACCGGATCGTCCGGGAGAAGCGCAGCCGCATCAACACTTATAAAGACGCGATCGCCGGGATGATCGCCCAGGAGGAGTCCAAGAAGCAGCGGCTCACCACGCTGGTGGGCGAGATCGAAAAGCTGGAGCAGCTCAAGGCCGGCGCCGCGGCGAAGGCCCGCAAGGTCGCCCAGAGCCACGGCGGGGACGCGGAGGCGGTCAAGAAGGACACCGAATACCTCAAGTGCAGCGCCGCCTTTAAAGACTTCAGCTCCACCCTGCAGGAAAAGCAGGACCGGGCCGCGGAGATCGAGGCGGACCTGGAGCAGCTCGTCACCAACGTCGCCGGCCATAAAACGCAGATCCAGTCGCTGATGCGCGAGCTGGACAAGTTGAAGGAGGAAAAGCACGACGCCGTCGCCGACGTCATGAGCGCCCAGGAGGAAAAGCAGCTCGCCGATATGATGACCGGCCTCGCCGAGGATCGGACCGGCGAGGAGCTGCGGGAACTCCGCGAGCTGCGCAACAAGGCCAAGGCGAACGCCCGCATCAGCCGGGAGGTCGCCGGGCTGGACACGCAGAAGGCGGAGGACGACTTCCTCGCCTACGCCCAGGCCGACGCCGCCGAGGACGAGTTCGACGCCCTGATCGGCCTGAGCCAGGAGGCCGACGGCGCCCCGGCGGTCAACGAGGCTCCGGTGAAGACCAGTATCCCCGAAGGTTGAGCGGGGTCCCCCGGGCGATCCGCGGCGGCGGTTCGTGCGTTGTGTCCCTCACGCGATTTCCCGTTCGCCCCCCCCTCCCAGGAAGCCCCGATGCTCTCCCGCTGGTCCCCCCGCCTGCTGGCGTCGCTCGCCGCCGGCCTGCTCGTCGCGCTGCCCGGCTGTTCCTCCGAGAAGAAGGGCGACTCCCCGGACGCGGCGCCCGTCGGCGTCGACGCGGACGCCGACACGCCCGCCTTCTCCCTCGCCTGGAGCGAATATCCCTCCTGGAGCGCCTTCGGCGTGGCGGAGAGCGAGGGGCTGATCGACGGCGCCGCGGGCTCCCTCGGCGAGATGGAGCAGAAGTGGAACGTGGACGTGGTCCTCAAGCAGGCGGACTACGACCCCTGCCTGGGCCTGTACGCCGACGGTCAGGTGGACGCGGTCTGCATCACGAATATCGACATCCTCCCGCTGGCCGGCGGGCGCCCGGCGGTGGTGGCCTTCCCGACCAGCACCAGCGTGGGCGGCGACGCGGTGCTCGCCGTCGGGGTGAACGACGTGGCCGGTTTGAAGGCCGTCGACACCCGTGGGCTGGAGGCCACCGTCTCCCAGTACGTCTTCCGGCGCTGTCTGGAGGAACGCGGCGAGAACCCCGCCGACTACCCCTATAAATCGATGGACCCGGCCGAGGCCGCCCGCGCGCTGCAGGACAGTCAGATTAAAAGCTGCTGCGTCTGGAACCCGTTCCTGCTCTCCGCCGAACGCAACACGCCCAACGCCAAGCGGTTGATGGACTCCTCGGAGATTCCCGAGGAGGTCGTCGACCTGGTCGCGATCGGTAAGGACAGCCTCGCCAAGCCCGGCGGCGACCGCTTCGCCGCCTGCCTCGCGGAGACCTTCCACGCCTTCAATACGAAGCTGAACGCCGACGACGATTTGAAGGTCGCCCTCGGCGAGCGCGTCGGCATGAAGTTGAATCTGGACGAGATGAACACGGTGATGGAGCAGTCCCGCTTCTACGCCACCGCCGCCGACGCCAAGGCCCTGATGACGAAGGCGGAGTTCGCCGAGCAGACGATGCCCAGGGTCGCTGAGTTCACCGCGGCCCACACCGGCGAGGAGGCCCCGGCCTACGGCTTCGAGGACGACGCCGCGGCGTTGAACTTCACCACAAAGTACCTCGACCTGGAAACGGCCGGCCCGGCCAAGTGACCCGCGGTTTTTACTAACCCGAAGCGTCAGCGAGGGGCGCCGCGCCCGTCACTCGGACAAACGCTGCGTCCCTCGCTAACGCTTCGGGTTTGTTCCTCCCAGGTTCACCCATGATTCGCCAGCCGATCCGCCCGCTCACCCGCGTCACCCTCGGCGTCGGCTGTGCGCTCGTGCTTGTGTTGGCCTAATCCGCCCCCACCCCGGTCGGCGCCGGGCGGGGGCCGACGCTGCTGTTCTTCGGTTCCATCCCGCCGACGGCCATGCTGGCGGTTTATTACCGGGCCTTCGGCATCGGCGAGGCGCTGTACGTCGGCCTGATCGCCCTGGGCGTCTTCCCGCTGCTGGCCGGCGGTCTCTATAAAAGCGTGCTCACCGACGTCACCGACCACGCCGTCAGCGAGGCCTATACGCTGGGGGCCAGCCACGCGGAGGCCGTCTGGAACGTGATCGTCCCGCAGACGCTCCCGCGGTTCCTCGAAAGCCTGCGACTGGCGGCCGGGTTGGGGATGATCTTCCTCATCGCCGCCGAACGGCTACTGGCGGACGTGGGCATCGTTTATCAGCATGATACGCTGTACGACTTCCTCACCGCCCAGGGCAACGTGGCGCAGGGGCTCATGCTGGACCGCACCTCGCTGGCGTTCCGGTTCTTTCAATATCCGGCGTGTGAGAGCCGTCGGGAACTATCCCAGTCCGAACGCCCAGGTGACGAGCGTCGCGGCGAGGAACGTCCCGAACAGCAGGGCCGGCGTGCAGACGAAGATCCACACGAGGATCGACCAAACGCCCTGACTCAAAAGAACCCGTAGCGGGAACGCGACCGGCCGCCCGTCGCGGAGCCGTTCGTTCACCGCGTCCGTAGCGTGCAGCAGGGCCACGGCCACGACCCCGACGGCCGCGAACAGGGCGACCATGATCGCGAAAAAGACGGGCCCCTCGTCGCGGTCGGCACCTTTCCACAGAAGAACCTGCGCCGAAAACAACGCCCCGAACGCCGCGGCGGCGGGGAGCTTGATCCAGAACCCGCGCTCCCCGAGCGTTTCGAGGACAGGTCGGGAGAACGCCAAGCGGATCGGCAGACAGCTGACGACGAAGCCCGCGAGGAAGAACACGATCTGCCAGAACGGCGATCGAAAATCTTCCTTCACCAGGAGAACGGCCGGGACCTCTCCGCCCGGCCAATCCTCGTCCTCAAACTGTTCTGGGAGGTCAGCCGTCATCCGTTTCGGCCTCTGGCAGCAGTTCGGCGACGGGCAGCGAGAATGCGCGACCGTCGAGGGCGAACTCGATCGTTTCCTCTTCGCCGTAGGTCCTCAGGGAGCGATAGGTCTCGCCGTGCGGGTCGGTGCGGACCTCCAACACCCGCTCCGGCAGGTTCACGATCCAATACGGGCTGATTCCCGCCGTGGCGTAGATCGCCGCTTTGCGGGTGCGATCGTGGTGGAGCGTGCTGTCGGACACCTCCACCACCAGCGCAACCTCGTCGGGCCGAGGCTTCCGGGAGTAGAAGAATTTGCTCGCCTTCTTGAGCACGGCGACGTCCGGCTCCGGCTCGCTGCGCGGCATGACGATGCTCTTTTCCTCGCGGACGCTCCAGCCGGACGGGATTAATTCTCGGAGCACGTCCGCAGCGAGACCGACGTGGAACTCCTGCGGGGCGTACGCCGGCGACATCTCGACCAGTTCTTCGTCTAACAGTTCGATCCGCCGACCCCCGATCCCGTCGAACACCCCGGCACCGATCATGGCGTGATACATCTCCACCGTGACCCGCAGCGGACGCGGCGACTCCGGCGGCGGGACAGGTTCGGGGGTCGAAACGCCGACCGGCCGCTCCCGCAGGGCGGGGGCGGCCGGGGCGGGCGTCGGCGGCGGGGCGTCGAGGAGGTCCGGCATCCCGGCAGTTTACCCGATCATTTGGTCGCCGCGGCGGCCGTCTTGACCGGGGCGGCGTCGGCGAGGGCCATCAGGGCGTAGGCGGTGACCATGTTCGGGTCGCCCTCGTACCAGCGGTCCGCCTCGTTCACCCAGCTGCCGTTCTCCCGCTGCATGGAGAGCAGTTGGGCGGCGAGGTCCGCCCGCCAGTCGTGCGTCACGCCGTCGGCGTCGGTCAGCGTGTCCTCGCCGAGGACGCTCATCGTTTTGCCGAACGCCTGGAGATAATAATAGTGCCCCTGCAAACCCATCCCCGGGTTTTCGGCGAGGGTGTAATGTTTGGCGGCCCAGTCGCGGGCGGCTTTGACGCGGGGGTCGTTCTTGGTCAGGCCGGCGTAGATCATCGACTTCAACCCGGCGTAGGTCATGCTGGCGTAGCTCCGCAGGCCGCCGTTCGCCGTGGTGCCGGCCTTCGTCTGTCCGCCGAGGGCGGGGGTGTAATAGAAGCCGCCGTCATTAATTTTCGCGGCGTTCGGCGTGTCGTTGCCGTGGCCTTCGAGGTTCTGCGTGCGGGTGACGAAGACCAGCGCCTTCTGGATCGCCTCGTCCTCCGGCCCGCTGCCGCTGGCCTTCAGGGCCTCGACGAGGAACTGCGTGTTGGAAAGGTCCGGCCGGTCGCCGCCGCTGCCGTAGCCGGCGCCGCCCCAGCGGGGGTCGTCGCTTTCAATCCCTTCGCCCTCGTCCCATTGCAGCCCCTTGAGGAACGCCCGGGCGCCCGCGATCGGCTTGGCGTACTCGTCGCCCTCCACCCGGGAGAGCGCCATCAGGGCCAGGGCGGTTTCGTAATTGCGGTGGGTGGAGCCTTCGGAATAAATCCCGCCGTCCTCGCGGACGTTCGCTTCCAGATAGTCCAGCGCCTTGGCGATCGTGGGACTGTCGGCGGCGAGGCCGGAGTCCAGCAGCGAGACGGCGACGATGGCGCTGATGCCCAGCGATTCCTTACTGCTCCACCCGCCGTCGTCGTTCTGGGTGGTGCGGAGAAAATCAATTCCTCGCTGCCGAGCGGCGTTGATTTCCGCGGCGTCGGGGGCCTCGGTGCCCGCCGCGGTCACGGGCGGATCGGCGGCGACGGCGAGGGTCGGACCCGCCGCGAGGGCGGAGAGGGCGAAAGCGAACGGGGCGAGGGCGAGCCGCACGAGAAACTCCGGGGTGTGAATGACGAACTGACGAGGGGGGCGATCCGGGAGGCGTATTCTACGGACGGCCGCCCCGAGGGTGAGGGTGCAACGGGAATTGAACCGGGGGCCGCGGTCAGAAGCCTTCGGTCACTTCGCCGCCGCCGCGGGTGCCGGCGGCCCGCCAGATGTCGCGGGTCACGCTTTCGGAGACCGATTGCACGCTGCCGTCCATCATCGCGGTCTGAACCACGCCGGTGTGGTACGACCGGCTGGTGATCGCCGCCATCGTGGCGTTGACGCTCCCGCCGCTCTGTTTGCCCTCCTGCCAGGAGGAGAAGTCCACGTCGTACTCCTCCTGCGTGCTCGGATCGACCCAAATGACCTCGGTGTTCGGGGTGAAGACCGTGGTGAAGCCGGTGTGGTGCACGCGGCCGTCCGGCCATTCCGTGTGGCCGGTGTTGGAGTTCTGATCGCCGAGCTTCTTGTCGGAGTCCGCCGTGTAGCCCAGCACGTCGTCAACGGCGTCCGGCACGGGCGTGTTCGCCGGCAGCGGGCCGCTGTGGTTGCGGAAATAGGGGGTGAAAGCCTTCACCTCCGCGATCATCAGCGTGTTGGTGGAGCCGTCGCGGACGTGGGAAATCGACAGCCGGGAGTTCGGGAAGAACGGCCCGTCCCCGCCGAGGCCCTTGCTGCCGCCCCGTGCGGGGTCCCAGACCAGCCAGGTGCCGAAATTAAAGCCGTAGGTGGTCGGGTACAGGTACCGGGCGACTTTGCCGGTGTCCCGGGGCACGAACGACAGCGGATCGCTGGGGCAGCCGAACGTGGGGATCTTCAGCCCGTCGAGCGTCGCCTGATCGTCCCAGGCGAGAGACAAGTTGACGTACTGGGCCAGCGTGCCCTGGTCGATCTCCGGCAGAATCCGGCCGTGGACGCCCCAGGAGCCGTTATTGCCGGTGTACCCGGCCGTCGACAGGCAGGCGCTGGGCGGGATCACCGAGGTCGTGCTGTGATAGTTATGAACCGCCAGCGCGAGCTGTTTGAGGTTGTTCTGGCACTGGGCCCGGCGGGCTGCCTCCCGGGCCTGCTGCACCGCGGGGAGCAGCAGGGAAACCAGGATCGCAATGATCGCAATGACCACCAGCAGTTCGATCAGCGTAAACCCGGCCCGGCGGTGAGTCATCGCTCGCGCCCCGGTGCTGCGGGGGGAGCGGGCAGACGTTTTCGTGGCGCTAAGGGGCATGAACTATGAGTAAAACGGGGGCGGGACGACCGCCGAACGGTGGGGCCGCGAACAATGCGGCAACCGCCGCCGCCCGGGGCCAAACGTTTTCCAAGCGAACCGCCGCCGTCGCGGAGGGCGGGGAACCTTGTCGAGCGGGGCGAAGAGTCGTCAAGCTGCCGGATTGATGGCTCCCCCCCCCGTCGCCGCCAACGCCGCTGCTCCGGAGACACGGGCGACGGACGAGTTGCTGGGGGGGATCGACGCGCTGGGCGGCGCCGGGCTGCTGGGGCGGGCGGGGACGCTCCGCATGCGGGTGGAGACGCCGGAGAACATCGTCCTCGAACTGCCGCTGGCCGGCGTGACGCGGCGCTGCGGGGCCTGGCTGATCGACACGGGCATCCGGGCGGCGATCCTCGTCGCCGCCCTGCTGGTCATTGTGCCGATCGCCTGTGCGGGCCTGGGGGAGTTCGCGTTCGGGGCCTTCCTGTTGCTGGCGTTCGTCAGCGAGTGGGGCTACTTCACGGCGTTCGAGGCGTTCAACGGCGGGCGGACGCCGGGCAAGGCGCTGTTCGGCCTGCGGGTGGTGCGGACGGACGGCGGGCCGGTCACCTTCTGGCCGGCGCTGGTGCGGAACCTGCTGCGGTTCGCTGACGCCTTGCCGCTGATGTTCACCGCCCCGCCGCACGTCATGCCCTCTCTCCTCTGGCCGCCGCCCCTGCCGCTGTACGGGCTGGGGGCGCTCTGCTGTACGCTGAGCCCGCGGGGCCAGCGGATCGGCGACCTGTTCGCCGGCACCGTGGTGATCCGCACCCACCCCGCGACGCCGCCCAAGCAGCCGGTAATCCTCGATAAAATCGCCCCGCTGGACCGCGCCCTGATCGCCGGCCCCCGGCCGCCCCGCAGCACGCTGGCGACGGTGGACGAATACCTCGCCCGCCGCGGCGTGCTGGACCACGAGCGCGGCCACCAACTCGCCCTGCCGCTGGCCCTCGCCGTCGCCCGCCGCCTGCGGTACGGCGGCGACCCGGCCGGGGTGAAGGTCTACCCGATGGCCTTCCTCGCCAGGGTCTGGGCGACGTACCTGCGACCGGAAGACGACGCGAACGAACCAGACCGGGGGCGCCGATGACGGGTCGCTGCAGCACGCCCCGCGCGGTGAGCCCGGAGCGCAAGCTCCGGCCGTCGGCGCAGCCCGACGGCAAGTCCGATCGGCGTCACCAGACGAACGCACAGCCGGAGCTTGCGCTCCGGGCTCACGACGCCCTCGGCACGCTCTCGGCTGGGGGCGTGCAATGACGAAGCGCGACTTTCTCGCCGCCCGGCGGCCGCGGTGGGCGCGGTTCACGGAGCTGCTGGACCGGTTCGACCGCCGTCGGCTGCGGGGCCGCACGGCCGGGGAGGTGGCGGAACTGTCCCGCGGGCTGCGGGAGCTGGCCGCGGACCTCGCCGCCGTGCGGGCCCACGGCTGGGGCGATCGGCTGGACGAGTACCTCAACACGCTGCTGGGCCGCGGGCACACGGCCTTCTACGCCGCCCCGGCCTCGCCGCTGGGCGGGGCGGCGGGCTACCTGCTGCACGGCTTCCCGCGGGTCTTCCGGCGGAACGGGCGGTTCTTCCTCGTCGCGGCGGTGCTGTTCTTCGGGCCGTTCTGCGTCGCTTGGGCGGCGGTCGCGCTGCGGCCGTCGCTCGCCGACCGCATCCTCCCCCCGGAGGCCCAGGCGATGTACGACGAGATGTACGCCGAGGGCGGCGGCCTCGACCCCGACGGCCCCAGTGAAGCGGACAGCGGCGAAGACGACAGCGGCGAAGCCGAATCCGCCTTCGACCTCGGCGCCTACGGCGGGCAGCGGAGCCTCATGGCGGGGTTCTACGTTTACAACAACGTCGGCATCGCCCTGAAGTGCTTCGCCCTCGGGGTGACGTTCGGACTGGGCACGATCTACGTGCTGCTGTCGAACGGCATCCAGATCGGGGCAGTGTTCGGCTACGCGGGGGTCAGCGGGAACGGCGAGCGGCTGTTCAGCTTCGCGGTCACGCACGGCTCGTTCGAACTGACCGCCATCGCCGTGGCCGGCGGGGCCGGGCTGATGCTCGCCGATGCGATGCTGCACCCCGGGCGGCGGTCGCGGCTGGGCAGCCTGATCGTGCGGGGCCGGGAGGCGATCCAGGTCGCCGCCGGCGCCGCGGTCATGCTGATGATCGCCGCCGGGCTGGAGGCGTTCTGGTCCCCGGCGCCGATCGCCCCGAGCGTCAAGTACGCCGTCGGCGGGAGCCTGTGGGTGGCCGTGTTCGCCTGGCTGCTGCTCGCCGGCCGCGGCGGGGCGCACGCCGAACCGACGGGGGTGAACCAATGAACGCGTTCCGCCGCGTCCATGAGCTCCGCCCGTCAGGAAGGGGCCGCTCACCCGTATCCGCAGACCGATCCCGTCTGTCCGCAGGCAGATCCCGTCAGCGCGCGGGCGGCCGCGAGAATGACCCCTCCCTCACGGTCGGGGCTCGGGGCGGGAGTCGGGGGGCGCCGCGATGAGCCGACCTTTTGCTGTGCCGCTGGCCCCGTACGGGCCGGCGGGGGCGTTGGACGTGGGCCTCGCCGCCTGCGGGGCCAACCCCGTGCTGTGGCTGCGGTTCGCCGCGGCCGGCGGGCTGCCGGCGGCGCTGCTGGCGGACGCCGCCGGTCGGGCCTGCGGGCACGGCTGGGTCGTCGGCACGCTGGCCGTACTGTTCGTGACCGCCCCGCTGGGCCTGCGGATCGCCGCCACCGCGGTGCGGGGGACCTTCGGGGACGGCGACGCGGGGACCGGCGAGACGACCGACGCCGACGCCCCCCGGCTGCGCACCCAACGGGAACGCACCCGGGAGGCGCTGCTCTCCGGCCTGTGCGTGCTGCTGGCGGCGCTGTACCTCGCCCCCCGCTGGCTGGACCTGCCGACGGCCTTCGGGGCCTGGCTGGCCGACCCGACGGGGCGGTTCTCCGTCGCCGCGACGCTCGCCGCGGCACTGGGGCTGCGGACCGCCTCGGACCTCTCCCGCCGGGCGCCGTTCCCCCCGCGGTCCGGGCGGCTGCTGGCGGGGCGAATCGCCGTGCGGGCGCTGCTCGGCTGGCCGCTGTGGCTGTTCTTCCTCCCGGATTGGGAGCTGCTGGCGTGGATCTGTCTGGTGATGTGGACGCCGATCGCGGTGGGGATCGCGGGGAAGTTCGCCTTCCGGTCCGAACGGCGGGCGCTGCGGGCGATTTCCGCCCGGCTGCACGACGAACACGCCGACGGCCTGCTGAAGACCTGGGTCATGGCCCTCGCTGTGCGGGCGAACGTGACCGGGGCGCTCGTCGCGGCGTTGTGGCTGATCGGAATGCTGACGGCGGACTTGATCGGCTCCGCCCTGCTGAACTGGCGGCCGGCACTGGGGGCGGCGCTGGAGGCCGGGTGGTCCGACGGGGGGAGCTTCTGGGCGGCGCTGGCCGACGA
Coding sequences within:
- a CDS encoding dioxygenase family protein, coding for MSSRRRFLTASLAAGGGLLLAERLWHIPGAFAEELEKSRARTPRQTEGPFYPDQLPLDTDNDLLRLNDASTPALGEVTHLTGQVLSEAGEPVRGATVEIWQCDANGNYIHTRGASNENKDGGFQGFGRFLTDAQGRYYFRTIKPVPYPGRTPHIHVAVNQGDKRMLTTQCYIKGLPQNDRDGVMRSTTEAERDLLMVPWEPVAGSAAGEWQAKFDLVLGAMTDEGPEANGGGRRQPRGRRG
- a CDS encoding PspA/IM30 family protein — its product is MFGALGRLFRSIGYLFTGKMDKAGEGLRSNPDVMKANYDRIVREKRSRINTYKDAIAGMIAQEESKKQRLTTLVGEIEKLEQLKAGAAAKARKVAQSHGGDAEAVKKDTEYLKCSAAFKDFSSTLQEKQDRAAEIEADLEQLVTNVAGHKTQIQSLMRELDKLKEEKHDAVADVMSAQEEKQLADMMTGLAEDRTGEELRELRELRNKAKANARISREVAGLDTQKAEDDFLAYAQADAAEDEFDALIGLSQEADGAPAVNEAPVKTSIPEG
- a CDS encoding type 2 periplasmic-binding domain-containing protein; amino-acid sequence: MLSRWSPRLLASLAAGLLVALPGCSSEKKGDSPDAAPVGVDADADTPAFSLAWSEYPSWSAFGVAESEGLIDGAAGSLGEMEQKWNVDVVLKQADYDPCLGLYADGQVDAVCITNIDILPLAGGRPAVVAFPTSTSVGGDAVLAVGVNDVAGLKAVDTRGLEATVSQYVFRRCLEERGENPADYPYKSMDPAEAARALQDSQIKSCCVWNPFLLSAERNTPNAKRLMDSSEIPEEVVDLVAIGKDSLAKPGGDRFAACLAETFHAFNTKLNADDDLKVALGERVGMKLNLDEMNTVMEQSRFYATAADAKALMTKAEFAEQTMPRVAEFTAAHTGEEAPAYGFEDDAAALNFTTKYLDLETAGPAK
- a CDS encoding ABC transporter permease subunit, which encodes MLAVYYRAFGIGEALYVGLIALGVFPLLAGGLYKSVLTDVTDHAVSEAYTLGASHAEAVWNVIVPQTLPRFLESLRLAAGLGMIFLIAAERLLADVGIVYQHDTLYDFLTAQGNVAQGLMLDRTSLAFRFFQYPACESRRELSQSERPGDERRGEERPEQQGRRADEDPHEDRPNALTQKNP
- a CDS encoding Uma2 family endonuclease; amino-acid sequence: MPDLLDAPPPTPAPAAPALRERPVGVSTPEPVPPPESPRPLRVTVEMYHAMIGAGVFDGIGGRRIELLDEELVEMSPAYAPQEFHVGLAADVLRELIPSGWSVREEKSIVMPRSEPEPDVAVLKKASKFFYSRKPRPDEVALVVEVSDSTLHHDRTRKAAIYATAGISPYWIVNLPERVLEVRTDPHGETYRSLRTYGEEETIEFALDGRAFSLPVAELLPEAETDDG
- a CDS encoding prenyltransferase/squalene oxidase repeat-containing protein → MRLALAPFAFALSALAAGPTLAVAADPPVTAAGTEAPDAAEINAARQRGIDFLRTTQNDDGGWSSKESLGISAIVAVSLLDSGLAADSPTIAKALDYLEANVREDGGIYSEGSTHRNYETALALMALSRVEGDEYAKPIAGARAFLKGLQWDEGEGIESDDPRWGGAGYGSGGDRPDLSNTQFLVEALKASGSGPEDEAIQKALVFVTRTQNLEGHGNDTPNAAKINDGGFYYTPALGGQTKAGTTANGGLRSYASMTYAGLKSMIYAGLTKNDPRVKAARDWAAKHYTLAENPGMGLQGHYYYLQAFGKTMSVLGEDTLTDADGVTHDWRADLAAQLLSMQRENGSWVNEADRWYEGDPNMVTAYALMALADAAPVKTAAAATK
- a CDS encoding DUF1559 domain-containing protein codes for the protein MTHRRAGFTLIELLVVIAIIAILVSLLLPAVQQAREAARRAQCQNNLKQLALAVHNYHSTTSVIPPSACLSTAGYTGNNGSWGVHGRILPEIDQGTLAQYVNLSLAWDDQATLDGLKIPTFGCPSDPLSFVPRDTGKVARYLYPTTYGFNFGTWLVWDPARGGSKGLGGDGPFFPNSRLSISHVRDGSTNTLMIAEVKAFTPYFRNHSGPLPANTPVPDAVDDVLGYTADSDKKLGDQNSNTGHTEWPDGRVHHTGFTTVFTPNTEVIWVDPSTQEEYDVDFSSWQEGKQSGGSVNATMAAITSRSYHTGVVQTAMMDGSVQSVSESVTRDIWRAAGTRGGGEVTEGF
- a CDS encoding RDD family protein, encoding MAPPPVAANAAAPETRATDELLGGIDALGGAGLLGRAGTLRMRVETPENIVLELPLAGVTRRCGAWLIDTGIRAAILVAALLVIVPIACAGLGEFAFGAFLLLAFVSEWGYFTAFEAFNGGRTPGKALFGLRVVRTDGGPVTFWPALVRNLLRFADALPLMFTAPPHVMPSLLWPPPLPLYGLGALCCTLSPRGQRIGDLFAGTVVIRTHPATPPKQPVILDKIAPLDRALIAGPRPPRSTLATVDEYLARRGVLDHERGHQLALPLALAVARRLRYGGDPAGVKVYPMAFLARVWATYLRPEDDANEPDRGRR